Proteins from a genomic interval of Cyprinus carpio isolate SPL01 chromosome A21, ASM1834038v1, whole genome shotgun sequence:
- the lcp2a gene encoding lymphocyte cytosolic protein 2a — MNSESLPSKSEVLSWDSQRLADFLKKRNLTGCDKVVTRYSISGQRFLSMSDNDLQKFPKLHAPLISKICQEINKKRIFPPIPMIRPSPVPSYPQPPVEHHEDQAWDSEEFESDDDYENPDSNDEGEASGGDYESPEEGSDSDNSYEPPPTEPNEDTAQICPAKPMENSDYIDNNRTRGVSRSQPPVPPEPPTPSPSHTPSKRQTVGLPMREERPLKRSPAPAVDRSKKPGALDRNQPAAVAGGRVTCSLDRTGQLPRRLPAVEPPGEPMRIPKPSLPPLGVRRSASSVTPGSQNRQPDPDHRKEFRDDTARHNSNTFPMHVRNLSPRPPGTHGQSYQTDNVHPSRSLPGKLQEGKRALHSFDMDPAWYVGQVSRGEAENCLRRVNRDGTFLVRDSSNRSSNQPYTLVVLYQDKVYNIQIRRNQDGFMLGTGLKSYETFDQVSDIINQHKHKPLLLIDAKNRESSQQNQCALIYPARY; from the exons ATGAATTCTGAAAGTTTGCCATCCAAATCGGAGGTTCTCAGCTGGGATTCACAACGGTTAGCAGACTTTCTGAAGAAA CGGAATCTAACTGGGTGTGATAAGGTTGTGACACGGTATAGCATCAGTGGCCAAAGGTTCCTG agtatgTCTGACAACGACCTTCAAAAGTTCCCTAAGCTTCATGCACC GCTTATCTCCAAAATTTGTCAGGAAATCAACAAGAAGAGGATCTTTCCGCCGATTCCAATGATAAG GCCATCACCAGTTCCCAGCTACCCACAACCACCAG TTGAGCATCATGAGGATCAAGCGTGGGACTCTGAAGAGTTT GAGAGTGATGATGACTACGAGAATCCTGATTCGAACGATGAAGGTGAAGCTAGCGGTGGAGACTATGAGTCCCCAGAGGAGGGGTCAGACAGCGACAACAGCTATGAGCCTCCGCCAACCGAGCCTAATGAAGACACGGCCCAGATCTGCCCCGCAAAACCCATGGAAAACAGCGATTATATTG ATAATAACCGCACACGTGGAGTGAGCAGAAGTCAACCGCCTGTCCCTCCCGAGCCCCCAACCCCCTCACCCTCCCACACACCTTCAAAGCGTCAAAC GGTTGGACTGCCTATGAGAGAAGAGCGGCCCCTAAAAAGATCCCCAG CACCTGCCGTGGACCGCAGTAAAAAGCCAGGAGCTCTGGACAGAAACCAGCCTGCAGCTGTAGCAG GTGGAAGAGTCACATGCTCGCTTGACAGA acTGGTCAACTGCCAAGAAG ACTCCCGGCAGTGGAGCCACCAGGAGAACCAATGAGAATTCCCAAACCCTCACTTCCTCCTCTAGGGGTGCGCAGAAGTGCCTCTTCTGTTACACCAGGCTCTCAGAACAG ACAACCTGACCCTGACCACAGAAAGGAG TTTCGTGATGACA CTGCTAGGCACAACTCCAACACATTCCCAATGCACGTTAGGAACCTTTCACCAAGACCGCCGGGAACCCACGGACAGTCCTATCAAACAGACAA TGTTCACCCCAGTCGATCACTACCGGGAAAACTGCAGGAGGGTAAGCGTGCATTGCATTCGTTT GACATGGATCCAGCTTGGTATGTGGGTCAGGTCTCCCGAGGTGAGGCAGAGAACTGCCTCAGAAGAGTTAACCGG GATGGGACGTTCCTTGTGCGAGACAGTTCAAATCGATCTTCAAACCAGCCCTACACGCTTGTGGTCCTGTACCAGGATAAAGTTTACAACATACAGATCCGCAGAAATCAAGATGGCTTCATGCTAGGCACTGGTCTGAAATCCTATGAG ACTTTCGATCAGGTCAGCGACATTATCAACCAGCACAAACACAAGCCACTCCTTCTTATTGATGCCAAGAACCGAGAATCAAGCCAACAGAACCAGTGTGCTTTGATTTATCCAGCTAGATATTAA